The genomic region CGTGCTGAACGAGGACAAGCTCGACGACCTGCCCGAGCACTACCGCGAGCTGCTCACCACGAAGGCGTGGGGTCCGGTCCGGGTCGTCATCGCGGCCCAGGAGGAGCACGGCGCCGAGGTGCTCGGCGATCTCTACACCGCGCTCGGCACCCGTATTCACAACCAGGGCGAGGGCCCCGGCAAGGAGAATGTCGCCGCCGCCCTGAAGGACGTCGGCCTGCCCGAGTCCCTGATGGACCACTGGGACGACACCCCGTACGAGCCGCAGCTGCGCGCCTCCCACAAGGAGGGCATAGACAAGGTCGGCCAGGAGGTCGGTACCCCCGTCATCGCGGTCCCCGGCTCCGACGGCGAGCAGATCGCCTTCTTCGGCCCGGTCGTCACCCCGGCCCCGAAGGGCGAGGAGGCCGCCAAGCTGTGGGACGGCACGCTGATGGTCGCGTCGATCCCGGGCTTCTACGAGATCAAGCGGACGCGGACGGCGGGGCCGGACTTCAGCAACCTGTGAGCCGCCGGCTGAGCGGGGCCTGAGCGGGGGAGTGGCTCGGCGGCGGTCTCAGGTCGGCTCCGGCAGGCGCAGAGGTTCCCTGAAGGGCCGCTCGGTGAAGGAGGTCCGGAGGTTGCGGCACTGCTTGCCCTCGTCGTCCAGAGGGGCCATGCACACCATGAACGTGTTCACGTTCTTCTGG from Streptomyces sp. NBC_00878 harbors:
- a CDS encoding DsbA family protein yields the protein MPEQTAQTAGKTPVDFWFDPLCPWAWMTSRWVLEVEKVRDIEVRWHLMSLAVLNEDKLDDLPEHYRELLTTKAWGPVRVVIAAQEEHGAEVLGDLYTALGTRIHNQGEGPGKENVAAALKDVGLPESLMDHWDDTPYEPQLRASHKEGIDKVGQEVGTPVIAVPGSDGEQIAFFGPVVTPAPKGEEAAKLWDGTLMVASIPGFYEIKRTRTAGPDFSNL